A window of Blautia argi genomic DNA:
TATTAAAGAGAAAACTGGAGAAAATCGTCCTGTATTTTTATAAGAAAGAGCAAAGAAAGCGAAAAAACAGTTGAAAATTGCTTCAATGTATTATAAAATGAAGTACAGTGGAAAAAATACGGGTTTTCCCAATGGACGAAATAAGGAGGAATATCATTATGATATCAGCAGGCGATTTTAAAAACGGTCTTACACTGGAAATTGATGGTAACGTAGTACAGATTATGGAATTCCAGCATGTAAAACCAGGTAAAGGTGCTGCATTCGTTAGAACAAAATTAAAAAATGTTATCAGTGGTGGAATTATTGAAAAAACTTTCAGACCAACTGAAAAATTCCCACAGGCTCGTATTGAACGTGTGGATATGCAGTATTTATACAATGACGGCGATCTCTATAACTTCATGAACAATGAAACTTATGATCAGATTGCTATCAGCCAGGATACTGTAGGCGATTCTCTGAAATTCGTAAAAGAGAACGAAAACGTAAAAGTATGTTCTTATAACGGAAGCGTATTCGCGATTGAACCGCCATTATTCGTAGAACTGGAAATCACAGATACAGAGCCGGGATTTGCCGGAAACACAGCACAGGGTGCAACAAAACCTGCTACTGTAGAAACAGGCGCTACTGTATATGTACCTCTGTTCGTAAACCAGGGCGATGTAATTAAAATCGACACAAGAACAGGAGAATATCTGTCCAGAGTATAAGCCACATAAAAGACAAAAGGGACAGTTTTATGAAAACAGGCTGTGTCGGCAGACATCAGAAGTTTTTCTGGTGCTGTCGGCATGGCAGTAAAGAAATAAAATTTAAAATTCTATTTACATTTCTTATTTTTATGAATTTCACACACATTCGTGAAGGATTTTCCACACGCAAGGTAAAATGCAAAACAAAAAGTGTATAAAGCAGCGGGGAAAGTTTGTCCAGGTGTATTTCCCACGCTGATTTATAGAAATCAAACAAAGAAAGGAATATGCACTATGGGGTATGAAACATTTAAAAAAGAGCTTTTACAGGCTGTAAAGGAAATGGCCGGGGATAAGACAAAGGTTTCTCTGCGTAAAATTGAGAAAAACAATGGGGGTGATGTTAGACGGACTGATGATTCACAGGGAAGACAGCAGTATGGCGCCTATGTTCTACCCGGCGGAATTTTACAAAAAGTGGGAAAATGGGGATTCTATGGAAGAGCTGGCAGAGGAAATTCTGGAATTTGAGGAGGAGCAGAGAAATGCTGTGGATTTTTCTCTCAAGGATTTTGAGGATTATGGAATTGCCAGAAAAAATATTTACTATAAATTGATTAATTACAAAATGAATGAGAAGCGTCTGGAAAAGATGCCTCATATAAAATATCTGGATTTGGCAGTGGTCTTTTATTACCGTGTAGAGGGCGGCAGCTTTCACGGCGCCACGGTTTTAATTCGGGACGCTAATCTGGAAAACTGGGGGATTACCAAACACCGCCTTTTGGAGGACGCTGTGGTAAATGCCGGTAAAAAGCTGCCTTATACGCTGCAGGGCATGGAAGCCCTGATAGCAGAACTCAGCGGCAATGACCCAGCGTCCTTTAAAAGAGATGAGTTGATGTATGTGCTTACCAACAAAGAAAAATACTTTGGGGCAGCGGTTATCCTCTATCCCCATGCCTTAAAGCATATTGCAGGCCTTTTGAGAAACAATTTCTATATCCTGCCAAGCAGTGTTCATGAATGTATTCTGGTTCCGGATATGGGACAGTATTCCCGTATGGAATTAAAGCGAATGGTAAAAGAAGTCAATGAAAACCAGGTAGAAGAGGAGGAGATTCTTTCCTATGAAGTTTATTATTATGACAGGGAAAAGGAGGCGCTTATGATGTAGAAGTGGGGAGGACCGTCCTGTTTTTGCAGAAAATGGGACGGCATATCCCAAAAATGAGTAGAGGTCTTTACATTTTGGAAAATGTGTGGTATGATAACCAAGATGTAACAATCACAGGCACTCGTAGCTCAGGGGATAGAGCAGTGGTTTCCGGTACCACGTGTCGGGGGTTCGATTCCCTCCGGGTGTGTTTCGTGCTTTGGGGAGAGCATAAGGATAAGGGAATATAAGGAGGAAAGATATGTTAGACAATTTCAGAGAATGGCTCTCAGATAATCTGAGGTATATTCTTCTGGGTCTGGCAATTCTGCTTGTTCTTGTCGTATTGTTTTTCGGAATCCGGGCTTTGACCGGCGGTTCCTCTGAAGGAAAAGCAAAGGATACGGAAAAAAAGACAGAGCAAAAGAAAGATTCCACAGCTTCCGATAAGGCAAAGGAAGAAAAGTCTGCCAAACAGGAAGATGAGAATGCTCTTGAAAAGAATGCATACCCTGAAGTAAATGCCCTGATTGAGTCCTTTTATACAGCATGGGGACAGAAAGATGTCACCAAGATGAAGGCGCTGACTGACAATTTTAGTTCCACAGATGAGGCAAAGGTAAACAGTGCATCCTATATCGAAAGCTATGAAAATGTTGTGGTTTATACCAAACCGGGACTGGAGAAAGACAGTTACGTTGTTTTTGCTTCCTATGATTTGAAGTTTAAGGACATAAAGACAGCAGCGCCGGGCTTGTCAGAACTTTATGTTTATAAGGACAAGGACGGAGAATACAGGATTCACAATGATAGCAGCGATGCCGAGGTTCAGGAATGTATTGAAAAGACCAGACAGGAAAAAGATGTTGTGGTTCTGATTGAAGAAGTAGAGAAAAAGCTGAATGAGGCAATTGCATCGGATACAGAGTTAAAGGCATTTGAGGAAAAGCTGGGTCAGGAAGTCAATACAGCACAGATGGCAGATAATGGAGATATGCTTACTGCAAAGGAGAGTTGTAATGTCCGAGCTGATGCCAATACCAGTTCACAGATATTAGGAAGACTGGAAGCAGGAGAACAGGTGAAGAAACTGGAAAACAGTTCAGATGGCTGGATTAAGGTTGAGTATAAAGGACAGGAAGCTTATATATATGCAGATTTGCTGCAGTAAGATAAAAGTAATGTGAAATTGAAGAAAGGACGTGGATACCGACAGGGATAATAACCTGTCGGTGTTTTGCGTTTTGGAAACTTTCTGTAACACAAAAATCATGGCGAAGAACAGAAAAGAGAGAACCCTGACCCAAAAGTAAAGGTTCTCTCTTTGGCTATTTTTTCACTGCCTTGGAATCCAGGCTTCCGTCCTCTTTCAGAAAATAGGACTTGCCATCAATGGTAATCCAACCGGTAGCCATGGTACCGTCCTCATTGAAATAATACTGTTTATTGTCGATTTTTCTCCAGCCTGTCATAAGCTGTGAGTTTGCAAGATAGTATTTTTTGCCGTTTTGTTCTACCCAGCCGTTTTTTAATTCGCCTTCTAAAGTCAAGAAATACCACTTGCCGCTTTCCTGGAAAAGTCCGGTTCTGGAACTGCCATCTTTATCGATAAAATACCATTTATTATCCTGTTTCAGCCAGCCGGAACCTGCCAGAATACCGTCATCATTAATAAAGTATTTTTTACCGCTTACAGTAATCCAGCCTTTTAATTCTTTGCCATCCTTGTCTACAAAATGCTTCTGTCCTTCTTCTTCAATCCATGCATTGGTTACTTTAGAACCGTCTTCCTTCATATAGTAGCGAGCCTTGCCGTTTGTAATCCAGCCGGTAGCCATGGTACCGTCCTCCCGGAAGAAATAGGTTTTGCCATCAATATCCTTAAAGCCAAGTGTGAAAGCACCGGTGTCATCACAGTAATATTTTCTTTCCTTCGTAGTCCGTCCAGCCTGAGGATACACTGCCGTCTTCATGGAAGAAATGCTGCTTTCCTTCAATTTCCATCATTCCGGTTGCCATAGCGCCGTTGCTCTGGAAGTAATATTTTTTCTTATCAATGTCTGCCCAGCCAATTTTTGGGGAACCGTCTTTTTCCAGATAATATTTCCCGTTTTCGTCTTCAAACCAGCCGGAAACAGGAGAACCGTCAGGGCTTCGGTAAAAAAGCTTGCCCTTGTCCTGTACCCATCCGGTTTTGACATAGCCTTTTGCGTCAAAATAATAAGTGACATTGTCCAGCACCTTGCTGTCATTTTGAATGACAGAACCATCGTGGTAAACATAGCGTCGCCCTGTCTGATTATAAACCCAGTGGTCTTCTTTTAAAGCTTCTTCTCTGTTTTCATGTGCTGTCATCATATTTTTCACTGCCACAAAAGTATAAGAAGGAGCCAAAATAAGAAATCCGCCTAGAAGAAGGATAAACACAGTAAGAAAAACACCTTTTTTTGTTATCTTCATGAGATCTCCTCTTTTGTCTGTAGAAATTTTTGTTTTCCTTACTATTATAACTTGAATCCGTGGAAAATAGCAACCGCTTCCCAAGAAAACTTTCCTTTGGAGGGGGAAATATGGTATAATAATTGCACGTTGTGCAATTCAAGCCGATAAGAACTATCGGCTTGCTGCTGCAGATTGATAAGAATGAGGGAAAATATGCGTTTAAATAAATTTTTGAGTGATGCAGGGGTATGCTCCAGGAGGGAGGCGGACCGGCTGGTGGAATCGGGGAGAGTTTCCATTGACGGAAAGCCTGCCATGCTGGGAAGCCAGGTGGAGGAGCATAACCGTATATGCATAGATGGAAAAGAAATTCAGAGGCAGGAAAGAAAAGTGCTTCTGCTTTTTCATAAGCCCAGAGGAATTGAGTGTACTGCAGACATGCGGGTAAAGAAAAATGTGATTTCTTATGTGAATTATCCTCTGCGTGTCTATTATGCTGGCAGGCTGGATAAGGATTCAGAGGGACTTTTGCTTTTGACAAATCAGGGAGATTTGGTGCAGGAGCTGATGAAAGCAGGAAATTTCCATGAAAAGGAATATGTAGTGACTGTGAATAAGCCAGTGACAGAAGAATTTATGCGGAAAATCAGAGAGGGGGTTCCTATTTTGGGAACTGTTACCAGAAAATGTCTGGCAGAGCGTGTGGGAAATACGGAATTTCGCATTGTGCTGACCCAGGGCTTGAATCGCCAGATACGACGTATGTGTGAATATCTGGGATATGAGGTGAAGCGGCTGAAAAGAGTTCGCATTATGAATCTGGAACTGGGAGAACTTCCGGTAGGGCAATATCGGGAGGCAACACAGGAGGAACTGTCCGAATTGCATAAGCTTCTGGAAAAGAGTCAAAAATCAAGACAAGAGGGAAGAGAGAAGGAAAGATATGCAGGGGGAAAGCCTGTGAAAAATGCAGGTAAATACAGAACCCCTTCCTCATGGAAAAAGAAAACAGGAAAAGCAGGCAAAAACGGAGGTTTAAAGAAAAATGGATAACATGCAGAGAATGAAAGAGCTGATTCCTCTTCTGACAGAAGCTGCGAAGGCATATTATCAGGAAGACCGGGAAATCATGAGCAATTTTGAATATGATAAGCTGTATGATGAGCTGGCAGCATTAGAAGCTAAGACAGGCATCACTCTGGCAGGAAGTCCCACAGTTTCTGTGGGATATGAGGCGCTGGAGGAGCTGCCTAAGGAAGCACATGAAACGCCTATGCTTTCTTTGGATAAGACAAAGGATATCGAGGCGCTGCGCCAGTTTATGGGAGAACATAAGACCCTGCTTTCCTGGAAACTGGACGGTCTTACGATTGTGCTGACTTACAGGGATGGAAAACTGTTAAAGGCAGTTACCAGAGGAAATGGAACTGTGGGCGAGGTTATTACCAACAATGCAAGAGTGTTTAAAAATATTCCCCTGCAGATAGGATATAAGGGTGAGCTGGTGCTGCGGGGAGAAGCGATTATTACCTATTCTGATTTTGAGAGGATTAATGCACAGATTGAAGATATTGATGCCAGATACAAAAACCCCAGAAACCTGTGCAGTGGTTCTGTGCGCCAGTTGAATAATGAAATTACTGCAAAAAGAAATGTGAATTTTTACGCATTTTCTCTGGTAAAGGCAGAGGGTGTGGATTTTAAAAATTCCAGAGAGCAGCAGTTTTTATGGCTGAAGGAGCAGGGCTTTGAGGTGGTAGAATATCGGGCAGTGACAGGGGCAACTCTGGATAAAGCCATGGATTATTTTGCTTATCAGGTAGGAGAAAATGATTTTCCTTCAGACGGTCTGGTGGCTTTGTATGATGATATTGCTTACGGAGATTCTCTGGGAAGCACTGCTAAATTTCCAAGAAATGCTTATGCCTTTAAGTGGAAGGACGAGCTTCGGGAAACCACCCTTCGGGAAATTGAGTGGAGTCCATCAAGGACAGGCCTGATTAATCCCGTGGCGATTTTTGACCCTGTGGAGTTGGAGGGAACTACAGTGAGCCGTGCCAGTGTTCACAATATCAGTATTTTGAAAGAGCTGGAGCTGGGAATCGGAGATAAAATACAGGTGTATAAGGCAAATATGATTATCCCTCAGATTGCGGAAAATCTGACCCGAAGCAGAAACCTGAAAATTCCCAATACCTGTCCTGTGTGCAAAAAAGAGGCAAGAGTACAGAAAACTAATGACGTAGAGGTTCTGTACTGTATGAATCCCCAATGTCAGGCAAAAAAAATTAAATCCTTTACCCTGTTTGTCAGCAGAGATGCCATGAACATTGACGGGCTTTCTGAGGCAACCCTGGAAAAATTTATTTTAAAGGGCTTTATCAAGGATTTTGGAGATATTTTTGAGATAGACAGGTATAAGGACGAGATTATTAAAATGGAAGGATTTGGGGAAAAATCCTTTGAAAATCTTATGGCAAGCCTGGAAGCAGCCCGGCATACAACCATGCCCCGCCTTTTGTACAGTCTGGGAATTGCTAATATCGGACTGGCAAATGCAAAACTTATCTGTAAAGAGTTTCAGTATGACATGGAACGGCTGATAAAGGCTTCTGCAGAGGATATCAGCGCCATTGAAGGAATCGGCCCTGTGATTGCAAAGGCCTGCACAGACTATTTTGCAGATGAGGAAAACATAAGAAAATTAAAGCATCTGCTGTCACATCTGGAACTGGAAGAAGTGAAACGGGAGGAAAATCTTTCTTTGGACGGAAAGCAGTTTGTCATTACCGGAAGCGTGAGTCATTTTTCCAATCGAGCAGAATTGAAGGAATATATTGAACAAAGAGGTGGAAAGGTGACAGGAAGTGTGACAAAAAAGACGGATTTTCTGATTAACAATGATACAACCTCTAATTCTTCTAAAAATAAAAAGGCTAAGGAACTGGGAATACCGATTTTAGCAGAAGCAGATTTTCTGAAATTGTCAGGAGAGTGAAAAACCTATGATAAAAACAAGCGAAATTAAGAAAAAGGGAATGAAGGGTGTAAAAACCATTATTTTTTGGAAGAACGCTGATTGTGGTGCTGGCTTTTTTGATTCAGTTTGCCCTTCTTACCTCTATCTATGTGTGGCTTAGGGAATACAGTTATATTTTTTATTTGATTTTTGTGATTTTAAGTGTCAGTGTGGTACTGCATTTGTTTAACAGCAGCGGAAGTCCGGAATTTAAGCTGGTGTGGATGCTGCCCCTGATTATTTTCCCTGTATTTGGGGCTTTGTTCTATATTTATGTGGATACTCAGTTGGGAACGAAAATGCTGTTTCGCCGTCTGCGGAGTCTGTCTGCCTATACAAAGCAGTATGCACCTCAGAATATAGCTGTCAAGGCGCGTTTAAAGGAGAAAAATCCTCAGATGGGGCATTTTGCAGACTATATGGAAGAGTACGATAATTGTCCGGTCTATGATCACACGCAGGTGACCTATTATCCTCTGGGGGATTATCAGTTTGAGGATATGCTGGAAGAACTGAAAAAAGCTGAAAAATTTATTTTCCTGGAGTTTTTTATTGTGGAAGAAGGAGAAATGTGGAACAGCATTCTGGAAATTCTGAAAGAGAAGGCAAAGAGCGGCGTGGAGGTCCGGGTTATGTATGACGGCATGTGCGTATTGGCACTGTTGCCGTATTTTTACCCCAAGGTGCTACAGGCAGAAGGAATTCAGTGCAAGATGTTTGCACCCATCAGGCCAATTTTCTCCACTTATTACAACAACCGGGATCACAGAAAGATTATGGTGATTGACGGTAAGGTTGCCTTTACCGGAGGAACGAATCTGGCAGACGAATACATTAACAGGAAGGTGCGCTTTGGACACTGGAAGGACACAGCTGTGCGGCTGAAGGGAAAGGCTGCGGAACGTTTTACCTACATGTTTCTGGAAATGTGGAATGTAACAGAAACAAAAGAAGAAGAGTATTTGAAATACAAAACTCCGGAGGAGTTTTCCATGGCCAATGATGGCTTTGTCATACCTTATGAAGTGAGCCCTTACGGTAAGGAACGCGTGGGAAAAAAGGTGTATCTGGATATTTTAAATACTGCTCAGCATTATGTACATATCATGACGCCGTATCTGATTCTGGACTATGAAATGATTATGGCGCTGACGTATGCGGCAAAGAGAGGTATTGACGTATCTATTATTATGCCTCATATACCGGATAAAATCTATGCTTTTGCAGTGGCAAAAACATATTACAATGAACTTTTGGAAGCTGGTGTGAAGATTTATGAATATGAGCCGGGCTTTGTACATGCAAAGGTATTTGTGGCAGATGATGCAAAGGCAGTGGTAGGAACCATTAATCTGGATTACAGAAGCCTGTTCCATCATTTTGAGTGCGGAGCTTTTTTGTATGAAAATTCCCAGATTGCTGCCATAGAGCGGGATTTTCAGGATACGCTGAAAAAATGTATGAAAATGCAGGCAGCAGATTATAAGAAGCAAAAGCTGTACATGCGTGTCATTGGAAAGGTGCTTCGTATGTTTGCACCTTTAATGTAAAAGAAAAATGAAACAGAAAGGAAGAAAGAAATGCCGATTAAAATACAGAGTGATTTGCCTGTAAAGGAGATTCTGGAAAAGGAAAATATTTTTGTTATGGACGAAAAAAGAGCTGTGCATCAGGATATTCGTCCTATACAGATTTTGATTTTAAACCTGATGCCATTAAAGGAGGAAACAGAGCTGCAGCTTCTGCGTTCTCTGTCTAATACGCCTTTACAGGTAGATGTTTCTTTTATGATGGTCAGCAGCCATACAGCCAAGAATACAGCTACCAGCCATTTAAACAAATTTTATCAGACCTTTGAGGAAGTAAAAGCCCACAAGTTTGATGGGATGATCATTACAGGAGCACCGGTAGAACAGATGGAGTTTGAAGAGGTGGATTACTGGGAAGAAATGAAAGAAATTATGGAGTGGAGCAAACATAATGTGACCTCTACGATTTACCTGTGCTGGGCAGCCCAGGCAGGACTGTACTATCATTATGGTCTGCAAAAACATCAGATGGATCATAAAGTGTTTGGGCTTTTTGCCCATAAGGTGCAGAACCGGAAAATTCCTCTGGTACGTGGATTTGATGATGTGTTTCTGGCGCCGCATTCCCGTCACACAGAGGTTCGTGCAGAAGATATCCATAACTGTCCGGAACTTACGGTGCTGGCAGAGTCCGAAGAGGCAGGAGTATTTCTGGCTATGGCAAAAGAGGGAAGGCAGATTTTCGTCATGGGGCATCCGGAATATGACCGTGTTACTCTGGACGGAGAGTATAAGAGGGATTTAGGAAAAGGTCTGCCCATTGATATGCCAAAAGGATATTATCCTGGGGATAATGCAGAGAATAAACCTTTGCTTTTGTGGAGATCTCATGCGAATAATCTGTATACCAACTGGCTGAATTATTACGTGTACCAGTGCACACCGTATGATTTGGATGGGACACCGTTTTAAGGTGGAAGTCTGGAGGATTATATGAAAAATAAAAAAGTAACGATTAAAGAAATTGCACAGAATACAGGGGTATCTTTAGGAACTGTACACCGGGTGATTTATGGAAAAGAAGGAGTAGGGGAAGAAACCAGACAGAGAGTGCTGGCTGAGATTGAACGGACAAATTACCAGATTAATACAGTGGCGGCGTCTATGAACCGTAAACCAATGGTGATTGTGGTGGTATTGCCAAAGTGTGAAGGCGATGAAAGATTTTTTTTCAGGGGAATTTGGAAAGGTGTTAAAGAAGCAGCAGAAAAGCTGAAAGAATATAAAGTGGAATTTCGTTATATAGAATCTGAATATGGTTTGAGTAAAATTTCCTTAGCACTGCAGGAATTATTTGATTCTGATTTAAGAGAGGTTGGAGGCATCGTGACAGTAGTCGATGATGATGAAACCGGAATGTGGGTAAGGCGTTTTCAAAAACAGGGAATTATGGTAGTTGCTGTTTCAAGTTATAGTGAAAAGCATGGCTGTCTTTGCAGCCTGAGAATCAAACATGAGATTGCAGGGGCATTGGCCGCTGAATTTCTGGATTTAGTGTGTGAAAAAAAGGACGGAAAAATCATAGTTTTGACTGGAAATAAAGGAATATACAGCAATAGAAACTATGCAGAAGGTTTTCTTGAATATGAAAAAAAACATGGTGATTCCAGACGTTTGCTTTTAGTAGAAGGATTCGGCAGCAATGAAATTGCTGACCCTTGCCGCAAGCTGCTTCAGGAGGAATCTATAGCGGGTATTTTTTCCTGCACGGCACGAAATACCTATTCTATATGTAAGGTCTTAGAGGAAATGAATCGTACGGATGTGTGCCTTATTGGGACAGACGTATTTTATGAATTGGAGGAATATTTTCAAAAAGGAATTATTAAGGCATCTATTTATCAATCAACAGTGGAGCAGGGAAGGGAAGCGGTGGAGGTTCTTTACCGTTATTTAGCAAGCTCAGAATTGGAAGAGAAAAATATTTATCTGCCTGTGGGAATTGTGATGAAAAATAATTATTCTTTTTATATTTCATAAAAAACAAACAATCAGGGCAAAGTTTTGATACTGGATAATTTTTGTAAAAAGGTTATCCAGTTTTTTTTTGTGCAAATTTAATAAATCAGAGAAGCTATATTTAACACAAGTGTAGAAAATAAAACAACTTATTGACAAAAGAGAAAATGGAGTATATTCTTAAAATAAATAAAACGTTTTAGTAAAACAATATAGAAAAACGTTATAAAAATGGAGGGAGCGATGAAAGAATATAGCTTAGAAGGGAAAAAGGGATTTGGTGTGCTGTTTGAAAGTGAGAACTGGAGAATTGCTTATCACGTGTATGAAGAGGCTGTAAATGGTATGAGGGCTGCAACTCAATGGGGTATGCATATGGACTCACAGGAAACATTTACGTTATTGCAGGGAACAGGATACCTTGTCGTACAGCAGCAAGACGGACAATTAAAAAAGCAAAGGCTGGAACAGGATAAGATGTATATGGTGGAATGCGGAGAACCTCATGTACTTATTCTGACAGAACAAAGCAAGGTTTTAATTACAGAAAACCGGAATATGGAACATACCACAAACAAACCAATGACAGAAGAAGAAATGAAAAACATTAAAAGTTTTATAAGAGAGGAGAACAGAAAATGAACGCAAGAGAACGATTATTATGTGTATTAAGAGGAGAAATACCGGATGAGGTACCGGTAAGCCCGTT
This region includes:
- a CDS encoding SH3 domain-containing protein; the protein is MLDNFREWLSDNLRYILLGLAILLVLVVLFFGIRALTGGSSEGKAKDTEKKTEQKKDSTASDKAKEEKSAKQEDENALEKNAYPEVNALIESFYTAWGQKDVTKMKALTDNFSSTDEAKVNSASYIESYENVVVYTKPGLEKDSYVVFASYDLKFKDIKTAAPGLSELYVYKDKDGEYRIHNDSSDAEVQECIEKTRQEKDVVVLIEEVEKKLNEAIASDTELKAFEEKLGQEVNTAQMADNGDMLTAKESCNVRADANTSSQILGRLEAGEQVKKLENSSDGWIKVEYKGQEAYIYADLLQ
- a CDS encoding pseudouridine synthase, translated to MRLNKFLSDAGVCSRREADRLVESGRVSIDGKPAMLGSQVEEHNRICIDGKEIQRQERKVLLLFHKPRGIECTADMRVKKNVISYVNYPLRVYYAGRLDKDSEGLLLLTNQGDLVQELMKAGNFHEKEYVVTVNKPVTEEFMRKIREGVPILGTVTRKCLAERVGNTEFRIVLTQGLNRQIRRMCEYLGYEVKRLKRVRIMNLELGELPVGQYREATQEELSELHKLLEKSQKSRQEGREKERYAGGKPVKNAGKYRTPSSWKKKTGKAGKNGGLKKNG
- the efp gene encoding elongation factor P, with the translated sequence MISAGDFKNGLTLEIDGNVVQIMEFQHVKPGKGAAFVRTKLKNVISGGIIEKTFRPTEKFPQARIERVDMQYLYNDGDLYNFMNNETYDQIAISQDTVGDSLKFVKENENVKVCSYNGSVFAIEPPLFVELEITDTEPGFAGNTAQGATKPATVETGATVYVPLFVNQGDVIKIDTRTGEYLSRV
- a CDS encoding substrate-binding domain-containing protein, which gives rise to MKNKKVTIKEIAQNTGVSLGTVHRVIYGKEGVGEETRQRVLAEIERTNYQINTVAASMNRKPMVIVVVLPKCEGDERFFFRGIWKGVKEAAEKLKEYKVEFRYIESEYGLSKISLALQELFDSDLREVGGIVTVVDDDETGMWVRRFQKQGIMVVAVSSYSEKHGCLCSLRIKHEIAGALAAEFLDLVCEKKDGKIIVLTGNKGIYSNRNYAEGFLEYEKKHGDSRRLLLVEGFGSNEIADPCRKLLQEESIAGIFSCTARNTYSICKVLEEMNRTDVCLIGTDVFYELEEYFQKGIIKASIYQSTVEQGREAVEVLYRYLASSELEEKNIYLPVGIVMKNNYSFYIS
- the cls gene encoding cardiolipin synthase, translating into MVLAFLIQFALLTSIYVWLREYSYIFYLIFVILSVSVVLHLFNSSGSPEFKLVWMLPLIIFPVFGALFYIYVDTQLGTKMLFRRLRSLSAYTKQYAPQNIAVKARLKEKNPQMGHFADYMEEYDNCPVYDHTQVTYYPLGDYQFEDMLEELKKAEKFIFLEFFIVEEGEMWNSILEILKEKAKSGVEVRVMYDGMCVLALLPYFYPKVLQAEGIQCKMFAPIRPIFSTYYNNRDHRKIMVIDGKVAFTGGTNLADEYINRKVRFGHWKDTAVRLKGKAAERFTYMFLEMWNVTETKEEEYLKYKTPEEFSMANDGFVIPYEVSPYGKERVGKKVYLDILNTAQHYVHIMTPYLILDYEMIMALTYAAKRGIDVSIIMPHIPDKIYAFAVAKTYYNELLEAGVKIYEYEPGFVHAKVFVADDAKAVVGTINLDYRSLFHHFECGAFLYENSQIAAIERDFQDTLKKCMKMQAADYKKQKLYMRVIGKVLRMFAPLM
- a CDS encoding N-acetylmuramoyl-L-alanine amidase family protein, yielding MKTAVYPQAGRTTKERKYYCDDTGAFTLGFKDIDGKTYFFREDGTMATGWITNGKARYYMKEDGSKVTNAWIEEEGQKHFVDKDGKELKGWITVSGKKYFINDDGILAGSGWLKQDNKWYFIDKDGSSRTGLFQESGKWYFLTLEGELKNGWVEQNGKKYYLANSQLMTGWRKIDNKQYYFNEDGTMATGWITIDGKSYFLKEDGSLDSKAVKK
- a CDS encoding DUF5688 family protein; this translates as MGVMLDGLMIHREDSSMAPMFYPAEFYKKWENGDSMEELAEEILEFEEEQRNAVDFSLKDFEDYGIARKNIYYKLINYKMNEKRLEKMPHIKYLDLAVVFYYRVEGGSFHGATVLIRDANLENWGITKHRLLEDAVVNAGKKLPYTLQGMEALIAELSGNDPASFKRDELMYVLTNKEKYFGAAVILYPHALKHIAGLLRNNFYILPSSVHECILVPDMGQYSRMELKRMVKEVNENQVEEEEILSYEVYYYDREKEALMM
- the metA gene encoding homoserine O-acetyltransferase MetA encodes the protein MPIKIQSDLPVKEILEKENIFVMDEKRAVHQDIRPIQILILNLMPLKEETELQLLRSLSNTPLQVDVSFMMVSSHTAKNTATSHLNKFYQTFEEVKAHKFDGMIITGAPVEQMEFEEVDYWEEMKEIMEWSKHNVTSTIYLCWAAQAGLYYHYGLQKHQMDHKVFGLFAHKVQNRKIPLVRGFDDVFLAPHSRHTEVRAEDIHNCPELTVLAESEEAGVFLAMAKEGRQIFVMGHPEYDRVTLDGEYKRDLGKGLPIDMPKGYYPGDNAENKPLLLWRSHANNLYTNWLNYYVYQCTPYDLDGTPF
- the ligA gene encoding NAD-dependent DNA ligase LigA; amino-acid sequence: MDNMQRMKELIPLLTEAAKAYYQEDREIMSNFEYDKLYDELAALEAKTGITLAGSPTVSVGYEALEELPKEAHETPMLSLDKTKDIEALRQFMGEHKTLLSWKLDGLTIVLTYRDGKLLKAVTRGNGTVGEVITNNARVFKNIPLQIGYKGELVLRGEAIITYSDFERINAQIEDIDARYKNPRNLCSGSVRQLNNEITAKRNVNFYAFSLVKAEGVDFKNSREQQFLWLKEQGFEVVEYRAVTGATLDKAMDYFAYQVGENDFPSDGLVALYDDIAYGDSLGSTAKFPRNAYAFKWKDELRETTLREIEWSPSRTGLINPVAIFDPVELEGTTVSRASVHNISILKELELGIGDKIQVYKANMIIPQIAENLTRSRNLKIPNTCPVCKKEARVQKTNDVEVLYCMNPQCQAKKIKSFTLFVSRDAMNIDGLSEATLEKFILKGFIKDFGDIFEIDRYKDEIIKMEGFGEKSFENLMASLEAARHTTMPRLLYSLGIANIGLANAKLICKEFQYDMERLIKASAEDISAIEGIGPVIAKACTDYFADEENIRKLKHLLSHLELEEVKREENLSLDGKQFVITGSVSHFSNRAELKEYIEQRGGKVTGSVTKKTDFLINNDTTSNSSKNKKAKELGIPILAEADFLKLSGE
- a CDS encoding N-acetylmuramoyl-L-alanine amidase family protein encodes the protein MKITKKGVFLTVFILLLGGFLILAPSYTFVAVKNMMTAHENREEALKEDHWVYNQTGRRYVYHDGSVIQNDSKVLDNVTYYFDAKGYVKTGWVQDKGKLFYRSPDGSPVSGWFEDENGKYYLEKDGSPKIGWADIDKKKYYFQSNGAMATGMMEIEGKQHFFHEDGSVSSGWTDYEGKKILL